The following proteins come from a genomic window of Denitromonas sp.:
- a CDS encoding J domain-containing protein, which yields MNTYWQRLGIAPTDDRRAIKRAYAARLKHTRPDDDAEAYQRLREAYDWALANVQRQGALPAEDAVARALSPEPTPPARRLDLMHADRLGRLAPAQCRVLGVNAGQARDGQRAEVDPRPLAHARWWRYRVPEHAVRYAAPVDRVDAVTEPPLDPDAVMAALEAVRDRFGPTGLDAHVDTLTEQLDALPLWAQDRLQRALVHFILDDERLSPRFVLALAERFGWGTDFRLEPRLGEANALRLYARLKTARGTPLAPDATVPAEPPEQRYRHLLHTARCHDTGRMGRFWVRLLLSPLALFDALRQPDARDLLDAEGLDWRVVGRWSWRVFLVQLAGLAVGLSLLQGAQSLLSALPRPVLPLAMFGAGALGYQLFRCAPGPLIDAWYARPHHSALARWIVRQRHGWKLPWMAFFLSWALVVAAVGWSRELAAAGFDRPHDYALGAAMLLLPIALLLILVWPAGETWSPLFVPIGLAGSVVLVVLFDGPRDFALGAAVLVPPIAFLLLLVWPAGESWSRLIVPTGLGASAVLAGLFDGPYAALTGLLAGFAWVVSAVVFVRRAPALSARFINAPFSLLLPKNGWGWLAFVVFFKGVFVFYAAVFALGAPVFLLAYARQAGPVRAYLALCSAAALYGSGGLAMDSWAAVLWLQIVLFVLVRVGRVSDWFLSRPALRAA from the coding sequence GTGAACACCTACTGGCAGCGGCTCGGCATTGCGCCGACCGACGACCGGCGAGCCATCAAGCGTGCTTATGCCGCCCGCCTCAAGCACACCCGGCCCGACGATGACGCCGAGGCCTACCAGCGCCTGCGCGAGGCCTACGACTGGGCGCTGGCCAATGTTCAGCGGCAGGGCGCGCTGCCGGCGGAAGATGCCGTTGCCCGGGCGTTGTCGCCCGAACCCACGCCCCCCGCCCGCCGGCTCGACCTCATGCACGCCGACCGGCTGGGCCGACTCGCGCCGGCGCAGTGCCGGGTACTCGGCGTGAATGCCGGGCAAGCCCGGGATGGCCAGCGCGCCGAGGTCGATCCCCGGCCGCTTGCCCATGCGCGCTGGTGGCGCTATCGGGTGCCCGAGCATGCCGTGCGCTATGCCGCCCCGGTGGATCGGGTCGATGCCGTCACCGAGCCGCCGCTCGACCCCGACGCGGTGATGGCGGCGCTCGAAGCCGTCCGCGACCGTTTTGGTCCGACCGGCCTCGATGCCCATGTCGACACCCTCACCGAGCAGCTCGACGCCCTGCCGCTGTGGGCGCAGGACCGCCTCCAGCGCGCGCTGGTGCACTTCATCCTCGATGACGAGCGCCTGTCGCCGCGGTTCGTGCTGGCGCTGGCCGAGCGGTTCGGCTGGGGGACCGATTTCCGGTTGGAGCCGCGACTCGGCGAGGCCAATGCGCTTCGCCTCTACGCGCGGCTCAAGACCGCACGCGGCACGCCCCTGGCCCCCGATGCCACCGTGCCCGCCGAACCGCCCGAGCAGCGTTACCGCCACCTGCTGCATACCGCGCGTTGCCACGATACCGGGCGCATGGGCCGCTTCTGGGTGCGGCTGTTGCTCAGCCCGCTGGCGCTGTTCGATGCCTTGCGCCAGCCCGACGCCCGCGACCTGCTCGATGCCGAGGGGCTCGACTGGCGCGTGGTCGGCCGCTGGAGCTGGCGGGTGTTCCTGGTGCAACTGGCCGGCCTCGCCGTGGGCCTGAGCCTGCTGCAGGGGGCACAGTCGCTGCTGTCGGCGCTCCCGCGCCCGGTGCTGCCGCTGGCCATGTTCGGCGCCGGCGCGCTCGGCTACCAGCTGTTCCGCTGCGCCCCGGGCCCGCTCATTGACGCCTGGTACGCCCGGCCGCACCACAGCGCGCTGGCGCGCTGGATCGTGCGCCAGCGCCATGGCTGGAAGCTGCCCTGGATGGCCTTCTTCCTGAGTTGGGCACTGGTTGTCGCGGCCGTCGGATGGAGCCGGGAGCTGGCGGCAGCCGGCTTCGACAGGCCGCATGACTACGCCCTGGGCGCCGCCATGCTGCTGTTGCCCATTGCGCTCTTGCTGATCCTCGTCTGGCCGGCCGGTGAAACCTGGAGCCCGCTCTTCGTGCCGATCGGGCTTGCTGGCAGCGTGGTGCTTGTCGTGCTGTTCGATGGTCCGCGTGACTTCGCCCTCGGCGCCGCCGTACTGGTGCCGCCCATTGCGTTCTTGCTGCTTCTGGTCTGGCCGGCGGGCGAAAGCTGGAGCCGGCTCATCGTGCCGACCGGGCTTGGCGCCAGTGCGGTGCTTGCCGGGCTCTTCGATGGCCCGTATGCGGCCCTCACCGGCCTGCTCGCCGGCTTTGCCTGGGTCGTCTCCGCGGTCGTCTTCGTGCGCCGGGCGCCCGCGCTGTCCGCGCGCTTCATCAACGCGCCCTTCTCCTTGCTGTTGCCGAAAAATGGCTGGGGTTGGCTGGCTTTCGTCGTCTTCTTCAAAGGCGTCTTCGTGTTTTACGCGGCCGTGTTCGCGCTGGGCGCGCCCGTGTTCCTGCTCGCCTATGCACGCCAGGCGGGACCGGTGCGGGCCTACCTGGCGCTGTGCAGCGCAGCGGCCCTGTATGGCTCGGGCGGTCTTGCCATGGACAGCTGGGCAGCGGTCCTGTGGCTGCAGATCGTGCTTTTCGTGCTCGTCCGCGTCGGGCGCGTATCCGACTGGTTCCTGTCGCGTCCGGCGCTGCGCGCGGCGTAA
- a CDS encoding aminotransferase class V-fold PLP-dependent enzyme has protein sequence MPGLLPHIDPDGLLEYSVVYTDRALNHMSARFQGVMRDISRVLKTVYHADAVAIVPGSGTFGMEAVARQFATGKPCLVIRNGWFSFRWTQIFDMGSIPSAHTVLKARPVEAGPQAAFAPAPIDEVVATIRAEKPAVVFAPHVETASGMMLPTDYLRAVADAVHEVGGLFVLDCIASGTVWVDMAATGVDVLISAPQKGWSGSPCCAMVMMSQRALAVLDTTTSTSFAADLKKWLQIMQAYEGGAHAYHATMPTDALTRMRDIMLETEAYGFDKVRDEQLELGRQARALLESKGFKSVAAAGFQAPGVVVSYTDDAEIHTGKKFIAAGLQSAAGVPLQCDEPADYRSFRIGLFGLDKLHNVERTVAALGKALDAIA, from the coding sequence GTGCCTGGCCTGTTACCCCATATCGACCCTGATGGGTTGCTCGAATACTCCGTGGTCTATACCGACCGTGCGCTCAACCACATGTCGGCCCGCTTCCAGGGCGTGATGCGCGACATCTCGCGCGTGCTCAAGACCGTCTATCACGCCGACGCAGTGGCCATCGTGCCCGGCAGCGGCACCTTCGGCATGGAGGCCGTGGCGCGCCAGTTCGCCACCGGCAAGCCCTGCCTGGTGATCCGCAACGGCTGGTTCAGCTTCCGCTGGACGCAGATCTTCGACATGGGCAGCATCCCCTCGGCGCACACCGTGCTCAAGGCGCGGCCGGTCGAGGCCGGCCCGCAGGCCGCGTTCGCCCCGGCCCCCATTGACGAGGTGGTGGCCACCATCCGCGCCGAAAAGCCGGCCGTGGTCTTTGCCCCGCATGTGGAAACCGCCTCCGGCATGATGCTGCCGACCGACTACCTGCGCGCCGTGGCCGACGCGGTGCATGAGGTCGGCGGCCTGTTCGTGCTCGACTGCATCGCCTCCGGCACGGTGTGGGTCGACATGGCCGCCACCGGCGTGGACGTGCTGATCAGCGCCCCCCAAAAAGGCTGGAGCGGCTCGCCCTGCTGCGCCATGGTGATGATGAGCCAGCGCGCCCTGGCGGTGCTCGACACCACCACCAGCACCAGCTTCGCGGCCGACCTCAAGAAATGGCTGCAGATCATGCAGGCCTATGAGGGCGGCGCCCATGCCTACCACGCCACCATGCCCACCGACGCGCTCACGCGCATGCGCGACATCATGCTAGAGACCGAAGCCTACGGCTTCGACAAGGTGCGCGACGAGCAGCTCGAACTCGGCCGCCAGGCCCGCGCCCTGCTCGAATCCAAAGGCTTCAAGAGCGTCGCCGCCGCCGGCTTCCAGGCGCCGGGGGTGGTCGTCAGCTACACCGACGACGCCGAGATCCACACCGGCAAGAAGTTCATCGCCGCCGGCCTGCAAAGTGCCGCCGGTGTGCCGCTGCAATGCGACGAGCCGGCCGACTACCGCAGCTTCCGCATCGGCCTGTTCGGGCTGGACAAGCTGCACAACGTCGAGCGCACCGTGGCCGCACTGGGCAAGGCGCTCGACGCCATCGCCTGA
- a CDS encoding pirin family protein yields the protein MSMTIRKANERGHARFGWLNARHTFSFGEYYDPAHMGFGPLRVINDDRIAPGGGFPTHPHADMEILTYVIDGALAHKDSLGNGSTIRPGEIQYMRAGTGIRHSEFNPSSSAPLRLLQIWILPAERGTSPGYGQQRIDALPLKDGLRLIASGDGREGAVHIGQDADLYAATLDGADTAALSIAPGRLAWVQVARGSVTLNGERLHEGDGAALADEARLQLSDGDGAELLVFDMAP from the coding sequence ATGAGCATGACGATCCGCAAGGCCAACGAGCGCGGCCACGCCCGCTTCGGCTGGCTCAACGCGCGCCACACCTTTTCCTTCGGCGAGTATTACGACCCGGCGCACATGGGCTTCGGCCCGCTGCGGGTGATCAACGACGACCGCATCGCCCCCGGCGGCGGCTTTCCGACCCATCCGCATGCCGACATGGAGATCCTCACCTATGTGATCGACGGCGCGCTGGCGCACAAGGACAGCCTGGGTAATGGCTCGACCATCCGCCCCGGCGAGATCCAGTACATGCGCGCCGGCACCGGCATTCGCCACAGCGAGTTCAACCCGTCGAGCAGCGCGCCGCTGCGCCTGCTGCAGATCTGGATCCTGCCGGCCGAGCGCGGCACGTCGCCGGGCTACGGCCAGCAGCGCATCGATGCCTTGCCGCTGAAGGACGGCCTGCGGCTGATCGCCAGTGGCGACGGGCGGGAGGGCGCGGTGCACATTGGTCAGGACGCCGACCTCTACGCCGCCACGCTCGATGGTGCCGACACGGCCGCGCTCAGCATTGCGCCGGGCCGCCTGGCCTGGGTGCAGGTGGCGCGCGGATCGGTGACGCTCAATGGCGAGCGGCTGCATGAGGGCGACGGCGCGGCGCTGGCTGACGAGGCGCGGTTGCAGCTGAGCGACGGCGATGGTGCCGAGTTGTTGGTGTTCGACATGGCGCCGTAA
- a CDS encoding IS110 family transposase, translated as METYFLGIDVAKAKLDCALIRPSGTPRSKTVKNSAAGFDELAKWLGKQGAQQVHVCMEATGIYWEAVGEYLSDLAQVTVSVINPAQIKAFGQSQLVRTKTDRVDALLIARFCAERQPEPWQAPSHSERTLRALVLRLDALQRMHVQESNRLETARDAVREGIEAHLAWLDEQIASLVRQIQRHIDDDPDLRDKRRLLESIPGVGERTIAVLLAYRTDPSRFGSAKQAAAFAGLDPRQHESGSSVRLKPRLSKIGHAALRKALYMPAMVTLYKTDWGKRFRDRLALAGKPPKLIIGAMMRKLVYVAFGVLKSRKPFDPSLHGA; from the coding sequence ATGGAAACCTATTTCCTCGGCATCGACGTCGCCAAGGCCAAGCTCGATTGCGCGCTGATTCGCCCAAGCGGTACGCCGCGCAGCAAGACGGTGAAGAACTCCGCGGCGGGCTTCGATGAGTTGGCCAAGTGGCTCGGCAAGCAAGGCGCACAGCAGGTGCATGTGTGCATGGAGGCAACCGGTATCTATTGGGAAGCCGTTGGTGAGTATCTGTCGGATCTGGCTCAGGTCACCGTCAGCGTGATCAATCCCGCGCAGATCAAAGCCTTCGGGCAATCGCAGCTGGTGCGCACCAAGACCGATCGGGTCGATGCACTGCTCATTGCCCGTTTCTGCGCCGAGCGCCAGCCCGAGCCCTGGCAGGCCCCAAGCCACAGCGAGCGTACCTTGCGTGCGCTGGTGCTACGCCTGGACGCCTTGCAGCGCATGCACGTGCAGGAGAGCAATCGGCTTGAGACGGCACGCGATGCGGTACGTGAGGGCATCGAAGCGCACCTGGCGTGGCTGGATGAGCAGATTGCCAGCCTGGTCAGGCAGATCCAGCGGCACATCGACGACGACCCGGACCTGCGCGACAAGCGCCGCCTGCTCGAATCCATCCCCGGGGTGGGCGAGCGCACGATTGCTGTCCTGTTGGCCTATCGCACCGATCCGAGCCGCTTTGGCAGCGCCAAGCAGGCAGCGGCCTTTGCCGGCCTTGATCCACGCCAGCACGAATCAGGCTCGAGCGTACGGCTCAAGCCACGGCTATCGAAGATCGGTCACGCCGCACTCAGAAAGGCCTTGTACATGCCCGCGATGGTCACGCTCTACAAGACTGATTGGGGCAAGCGCTTCCGCGACCGGCTCGCCCTGGCGGGAAAACCGCCCAAGCTCATCATCGGCGCCATGATGAGAAAGCTCGTGTACGTGGCCTTCGGGGTGTTGAAGTCCCGAAAACCGTTCGATCCGAGCCTTCATGGGGCTTGA
- the murB gene encoding UDP-N-acetylmuramate dehydrogenase, translating into MSPEQTRVPLDDCNTFGLPATAARYRRINDIDDLIALARAGALRGPRLVLGGGSNLVFTGDVDALVLHVALRGRERLADADDAWRVAAAGGEPWHDFVRWTLDEDLPGLENLSLIPGTVGAAPIQNIGAYGLEMAERFESLDAVCLDTGETRQFSAADCRFGYRDSVFKQAEAGRWLITRVVFRLPRPWPPLTGYADLQRHLAEQGIVTPTARQISDAVIAVRQAKLPDPAVLGNAGSFFKNPIVDASVAERLLATHPGAPHYPQADGRIKLAAGWLIDQCGWKGKRLGPVGCHARQALVIVNHGGATGADVQQLATAVANDVHTRFGITLEAEPSFV; encoded by the coding sequence CTGCCGGCCACCGCCGCCCGCTACCGGCGCATCAACGATATCGACGACCTGATCGCGCTGGCTCGTGCCGGTGCCCTGCGCGGCCCGCGCCTGGTGCTCGGCGGGGGCAGCAACCTGGTGTTCACCGGCGATGTCGACGCCCTGGTGCTACATGTGGCGCTGCGCGGGCGCGAGCGCCTGGCCGATGCCGACGACGCCTGGCGTGTCGCCGCCGCCGGCGGCGAGCCCTGGCACGACTTCGTGCGCTGGACGCTGGACGAAGACCTGCCCGGCCTCGAAAACCTCTCGCTCATCCCCGGCACCGTCGGCGCCGCACCGATCCAGAACATCGGCGCCTACGGCCTGGAGATGGCCGAACGCTTCGAATCGCTCGACGCGGTCTGCCTCGACACCGGCGAGACACGCCAGTTCAGCGCCGCCGACTGCCGCTTCGGCTACCGCGACAGCGTGTTCAAACAGGCCGAGGCCGGCCGCTGGCTGATCACCCGCGTGGTCTTCCGCCTGCCCCGCCCCTGGCCGCCGCTCACCGGCTACGCCGACCTGCAGCGCCATCTGGCCGAGCAAGGCATCGTCACACCCACCGCGCGGCAGATCTCCGACGCGGTGATCGCCGTGCGCCAGGCCAAGCTGCCCGACCCGGCGGTGCTCGGCAACGCCGGCAGCTTCTTCAAGAACCCCATCGTCGATGCCAGCGTCGCCGAACGCCTGCTCGCCACCCACCCCGGCGCACCGCACTACCCGCAGGCCGACGGTCGCATCAAGCTGGCGGCCGGCTGGCTGATCGACCAGTGCGGCTGGAAGGGCAAGCGCCTCGGCCCGGTCGGCTGCCATGCCCGCCAGGCGCTGGTCATCGTCAATCATGGCGGCGCCACCGGCGCCGACGTGCAGCAACTGGCCACCGCCGTCGCCAACGACGTGCACACCCGCTTCGGCATCACGCTCGAGGCAGAGCCGAGCTTCGTGTAG